The proteins below come from a single Pseudarthrobacter sp. SSS035 genomic window:
- a CDS encoding MFS transporter, with translation MSSDNPQSAESLQTSQTPLRWFQPLTQHNYRLYMGMTFAGSMGMWMQRLAQDWLVLQLTGSPAAVGIAVALQFLPMLVIGPLSGLLVDMFPKRSVMMVCQSVIALLALGLAAWDAGGNITVWAVYGSCIALGVTSAVDGPARQVFINEVVGDAGLRPAIGVNNAIGQFGAMVGPAVGGMVIAQAGSAAAFAANALLSVLVLVMIAAVRPALLHLTAPASRGRGQLLAGFGYVRERPSLLLIIVLAGLLGAFGMNGPVVLTAFAERVWHNGAAGFGLFNTVGAVGALAGALLAARLRTMGRKGIVAAAGLFGLSQLVAALMPNLVAFTVMLAVVGLMTLVFLTSAATAVQVEAGPEVRGRVMALYLPLLLGGHALGGLLAGWLTEEFGVRTGLVVTGALAMLSAAVVGLLLWLNSRRVRN, from the coding sequence GTGTCTTCCGACAACCCGCAGTCCGCAGAATCCCTACAAACCTCCCAAACTCCGCTCCGCTGGTTCCAGCCGCTGACGCAGCACAACTACCGCCTGTACATGGGCATGACTTTCGCCGGCAGCATGGGTATGTGGATGCAGAGGCTGGCCCAGGACTGGCTGGTGCTGCAGCTGACCGGGAGCCCGGCGGCCGTGGGGATCGCCGTGGCGCTGCAGTTCCTGCCGATGCTGGTCATCGGTCCGCTCAGCGGCCTGCTGGTGGACATGTTTCCCAAACGCAGCGTCATGATGGTGTGCCAGTCAGTGATCGCGCTGCTGGCCCTGGGACTTGCTGCGTGGGACGCCGGCGGAAACATCACCGTGTGGGCCGTGTACGGAAGCTGCATTGCGCTGGGAGTGACGTCCGCCGTCGACGGTCCGGCGCGCCAGGTGTTTATCAACGAAGTGGTGGGCGACGCCGGGCTGAGGCCGGCCATCGGAGTCAACAACGCAATCGGCCAGTTTGGCGCCATGGTGGGACCGGCCGTTGGCGGAATGGTGATCGCCCAGGCCGGATCCGCCGCCGCCTTCGCCGCGAACGCCCTGCTTTCCGTGCTGGTGCTGGTCATGATCGCCGCCGTCCGGCCGGCGCTCCTGCACCTGACGGCCCCTGCATCCCGGGGGCGCGGCCAGCTGCTGGCCGGCTTCGGGTACGTCCGGGAACGGCCATCGCTGCTGCTGATCATCGTCCTTGCCGGCCTGCTGGGGGCCTTTGGCATGAACGGTCCGGTGGTGCTGACGGCCTTCGCCGAGCGGGTGTGGCACAACGGTGCGGCGGGGTTCGGCCTGTTCAACACCGTGGGTGCCGTCGGCGCCCTGGCCGGTGCGCTGCTCGCCGCGCGGCTGAGGACCATGGGCCGCAAGGGAATCGTGGCCGCGGCCGGGCTCTTTGGGCTTTCGCAGCTGGTTGCCGCGTTGATGCCCAACCTGGTCGCTTTCACCGTGATGCTTGCTGTGGTGGGCTTAATGACCTTGGTGTTCCTGACGAGCGCCGCCACGGCCGTCCAGGTGGAGGCAGGCCCCGAAGTCCGGGGGAGGGTGATGGCGCTTTACCTGCCGTTGCTGCTGGGCGGGCATGCCTTGGGTGGCCTGCTGGCGGGCTGGCTGACAGAGGAATTTGGTGTGCGGACAGGCTTGGTGGTTACCGGTGCGCTGGCCATGCTGTCCGCGGCCGTTGTGGGACTCTTGCTGTGGCTGAATTCGCGGCGGGTGCGGAACTGA
- a CDS encoding carbohydrate ABC transporter permease, translating to MTQSPTLSRRASSSAPKPQRTPRQLKSKRSGADARAGYTFLLPWLLGFIALTVGPMISSLYLSFTNYNLFEPPKWIGLDNYATLFQDERFLQSVGVTLSYVVFGTPLKLAAALAVAMLLNSKRKGQGFYRSAFYAPSLIGASVSIAIVWKAMFGDSGPVDQGLSFFGINLGGWVGNPSMTMPMMILLTVWQFGAPMVIFLAGLKQIPADLYEAASMDGAGPVRKFINITWPMLSPVIFFNLLMETIHAFQIFASAYIISNGEGGPAGSTLFYTLYLYLRGFSDFRMGYASAMAWLLVIVVGIITLIFFKTSKSWVHYSGDSK from the coding sequence GTGACCCAAAGCCCAACCTTGAGCCGGCGTGCGTCGTCGTCCGCTCCCAAGCCGCAGCGCACGCCGCGGCAGCTGAAATCAAAACGGAGCGGTGCGGATGCCCGCGCCGGCTACACCTTCCTGTTGCCCTGGCTGCTGGGATTCATCGCCCTGACCGTGGGCCCGATGATCTCCTCGCTGTACCTGTCCTTCACCAACTACAACCTCTTCGAACCGCCCAAGTGGATCGGGCTGGACAACTACGCCACCCTGTTCCAGGACGAAAGGTTCCTGCAGTCGGTGGGCGTCACCCTCAGCTACGTGGTCTTCGGCACCCCGCTGAAGCTGGCGGCGGCCCTGGCAGTGGCGATGCTGCTCAACAGCAAGCGCAAGGGCCAGGGGTTCTACCGCTCAGCGTTCTACGCTCCGTCCCTAATTGGCGCGTCCGTCTCCATCGCGATCGTCTGGAAGGCGATGTTCGGCGATTCCGGCCCGGTGGATCAGGGCCTGTCCTTCTTCGGGATCAACCTGGGCGGCTGGGTGGGCAACCCCTCCATGACCATGCCCATGATGATCCTGCTGACCGTCTGGCAGTTCGGCGCCCCGATGGTGATCTTCCTGGCCGGCCTCAAGCAGATCCCGGCTGACTTGTACGAGGCAGCGTCCATGGACGGTGCCGGCCCGGTGCGGAAGTTCATCAATATCACCTGGCCCATGCTCTCCCCGGTGATCTTCTTCAACCTGCTGATGGAAACCATCCACGCGTTCCAGATCTTCGCCTCGGCCTACATCATCTCCAACGGTGAAGGCGGCCCGGCCGGCTCCACCCTCTTCTACACCCTCTACCTGTACCTGCGGGGCTTCAGCGACTTCCGGATGGGCTACGCCTCGGCGATGGCCTGGCTCCTGGTGATCGTGGTGGGCATCATTACCCTGATCTTCTTCAAAACCTCCAAGTCCTGGGTCCACTACAGCGGTGATTCGAAATGA
- a CDS encoding beta-galactosidase, whose amino-acid sequence MSAQRNSGPASVWSNVEGIAYGGDYNPEQWPADVRLEDLELMKEAGVSFLSVGIFSWALLEPAEGEYNFGWLDEVMDNLAANGIKVALATATAAPPAWLVRKHPEILPVTAHGTVLGPGSRRHYTPSSAVYRRYATGITRVIAERYKDHPPLALWHVDNELGCHVSEFHGAEDAAAFRTWLERRYGSIEALNAAWGTEFWSQNYGSFEEILPPGVAPSTLNPGQQLDFQRFNSWALMDYYRELVAVLREVTPGVPCTTNLMASSATKALDYFEWAKDLDVIANDHYLVAADPERQIELAFSADLTRGIAGGDPWILMEHSTSAVNWQPRNQPKMPGEMLRNSLAHVARGADAVMFFQWRQSFAGSEKFHSAMVPHGGRDTRVWREVVELGSVLKRLAPVRGSRVESRVAIVFDYEAWWASEIDSKPSEDVKYLDVLRAFHRSLFLRGIAADLVHPSSPLEGYGLVLVCTLYSVTDAAAANIAAAARAGATVLVTYFSGIVDEQDHVRLGGYPGAFRELLGIRVEEFHPLLAGGQLKLSDGGVSSVWSEHVHLAGAEAVQTFTEYPLEGVPSVTRHAVGAGAGSGAAWYLATFPDRDGIEAVVDRLLAESGVAPVAAADRGVELVRRRTDDGGSFLFAINHSRSAAAVEAAGVDLLTGAPFAGTVEAGSVVVIAED is encoded by the coding sequence ATGAGCGCGCAGCGTAATTCCGGCCCGGCCAGCGTTTGGAGCAACGTGGAAGGGATCGCCTACGGCGGTGATTACAACCCCGAACAGTGGCCCGCGGACGTCCGGCTGGAAGACCTGGAGCTCATGAAGGAAGCCGGCGTCAGTTTCCTGAGCGTGGGCATTTTCTCGTGGGCCCTGCTTGAACCGGCTGAGGGCGAATACAACTTCGGCTGGCTGGATGAAGTGATGGACAACCTCGCCGCCAACGGGATCAAGGTTGCCCTGGCGACTGCCACCGCTGCTCCCCCGGCCTGGCTGGTCCGCAAACACCCGGAAATCCTGCCGGTCACGGCTCACGGAACGGTGCTGGGACCGGGCTCCCGGCGGCACTACACACCGTCGTCGGCCGTTTACCGCCGGTATGCCACCGGCATCACCCGGGTGATCGCCGAGCGATACAAGGACCACCCTCCGCTGGCGTTGTGGCATGTGGACAACGAGCTCGGCTGCCACGTCTCCGAGTTCCATGGCGCGGAGGACGCCGCTGCCTTCCGCACCTGGCTGGAACGCCGGTACGGCAGCATCGAGGCGCTCAACGCCGCCTGGGGCACGGAGTTCTGGTCCCAGAACTACGGTTCCTTCGAGGAGATCCTGCCGCCCGGCGTCGCCCCTTCCACGCTGAATCCGGGCCAGCAGCTGGACTTCCAGCGGTTCAACTCGTGGGCGCTGATGGACTACTACCGCGAACTTGTGGCGGTCCTGCGGGAGGTCACGCCCGGGGTCCCCTGCACCACCAACCTGATGGCGTCCAGCGCCACGAAGGCCCTGGACTATTTCGAGTGGGCCAAGGACCTGGATGTCATCGCCAACGACCACTACCTGGTGGCAGCGGATCCCGAGCGGCAGATCGAACTCGCGTTCAGCGCGGACCTGACCCGGGGAATTGCGGGCGGTGACCCGTGGATCCTGATGGAACATTCGACGTCGGCCGTCAACTGGCAGCCACGCAACCAGCCCAAGATGCCCGGCGAAATGCTGCGCAACTCCCTGGCCCACGTGGCCCGCGGGGCGGATGCTGTGATGTTTTTCCAGTGGCGGCAGAGCTTTGCCGGATCCGAGAAATTCCACTCCGCGATGGTCCCGCACGGCGGCCGTGACACGCGAGTGTGGCGCGAGGTGGTAGAGCTCGGGTCTGTGCTGAAGCGGCTCGCTCCGGTGCGCGGCTCGCGGGTGGAATCCCGCGTGGCGATCGTCTTCGACTACGAAGCCTGGTGGGCCAGCGAAATCGACTCCAAACCGAGCGAGGACGTGAAGTACCTGGACGTGCTGCGGGCGTTCCACCGGTCGCTGTTCCTGCGCGGGATCGCGGCGGATCTGGTCCATCCTTCTTCGCCCTTGGAAGGCTACGGCCTGGTCCTGGTGTGCACGCTTTATTCGGTGACTGACGCGGCCGCTGCGAACATCGCTGCCGCGGCGCGGGCCGGAGCCACGGTGCTGGTCACGTATTTCAGCGGGATTGTGGACGAACAGGACCATGTCCGGCTGGGCGGCTATCCCGGCGCCTTCCGGGAGTTGCTGGGGATCCGCGTGGAGGAATTCCACCCGCTGCTGGCCGGCGGGCAGTTGAAGTTGAGCGACGGCGGGGTCTCGTCCGTGTGGAGTGAGCACGTTCACCTCGCCGGCGCTGAGGCCGTGCAGACTTTCACCGAGTATCCGTTGGAGGGCGTGCCGTCCGTGACGCGGCATGCGGTTGGTGCGGGCGCTGGTTCCGGTGCGGCCTGGTACCTCGCGACGTTCCCGGACCGCGACGGCATTGAAGCGGTCGTGGACCGGCTGCTGGCCGAGTCCGGCGTCGCTCCTGTTGCCGCCGCCGACCGCGGCGTGGAACTCGTACGTCGACGGACCGACGACGGCGGCAGCTTCCTGTTCGCGATCAACCACTCACGCTCAGCCGCGGCGGTGGAGGCCGCCGGCGTTGACCTGCTGACAGGCGCGCCGTTTGCGGGGACCGTTGAGGCCGGTTCCGTTGTGGTGATCGCGGAGGACTGA
- a CDS encoding Gfo/Idh/MocA family protein: MATPPSAASQSGHHGHAGHAASAARVALVGVHGFGAHHLGNLERLQAAGVVDLVAVADPQPPEPGSVPAAAAVFPGLTELLAGTPDLDVIIVATPIQTHAPLGRAALATTADLYLEKPPVASLADFNILCDAAQASGRSVQIGFQSLGSHALAALEELVASGTIGTLEGISATGRWVRDKAYYKRSRWAGKRSIDGIDVVDGVATNPLAHAVATALRIAGARTTADVASVETDLYRANDIESDDTSVIRVRTATGLPITCALTLCASESVEPYVTLHGSAGTAVFHYTEDRLTVTTPAGQTEQVFGRDDLTENLLAHRREGSELISPITDSGAFMLVLEAIRTAPAPTPIGPQYLRWEGDGDAAHAVVIGIEGALERATREHATFSELGVPWAVSAVLPPPGAVRIRRRPFLGRPFPEGRASPS; this comes from the coding sequence ATGGCAACACCACCTTCCGCCGCGTCACAGTCCGGCCATCACGGACACGCCGGACACGCGGCATCAGCGGCGAGGGTGGCGCTGGTAGGCGTCCACGGCTTCGGCGCCCACCACCTGGGCAACCTTGAACGGCTGCAGGCCGCCGGCGTCGTCGACCTCGTAGCGGTAGCCGATCCCCAGCCGCCGGAACCGGGGTCCGTGCCGGCAGCAGCCGCAGTGTTTCCTGGGCTCACGGAACTTCTGGCGGGCACCCCGGACCTGGACGTGATCATCGTGGCCACCCCCATCCAAACCCATGCTCCGCTGGGCCGCGCCGCCCTGGCCACAACAGCGGACCTCTATCTGGAGAAGCCCCCGGTCGCTTCCCTGGCTGATTTCAACATCCTGTGTGACGCCGCACAGGCGTCCGGGCGAAGCGTGCAGATCGGCTTCCAGAGCCTGGGCTCGCACGCACTGGCGGCCCTTGAGGAACTCGTCGCCAGCGGCACCATCGGCACCCTCGAAGGCATCTCGGCAACCGGCCGTTGGGTCCGCGACAAGGCCTACTACAAGCGCTCCCGCTGGGCCGGGAAGCGGAGCATTGACGGGATCGACGTGGTTGACGGGGTCGCCACCAATCCCCTGGCCCACGCCGTGGCCACCGCGCTGCGGATCGCCGGCGCCCGGACCACGGCCGACGTTGCGTCGGTGGAAACAGACCTGTACCGCGCCAACGACATCGAATCCGACGACACATCCGTGATCCGGGTCCGCACCGCAACGGGGCTGCCCATCACCTGCGCCCTGACCCTCTGCGCCAGCGAATCCGTGGAGCCCTATGTCACGCTGCATGGCTCGGCGGGCACAGCTGTGTTCCACTACACCGAAGACCGCCTCACCGTGACCACTCCTGCCGGGCAGACCGAGCAGGTCTTCGGCCGGGACGACCTCACAGAGAACCTGCTTGCGCACCGCCGCGAAGGCAGCGAACTCATCAGCCCCATCACGGACAGCGGCGCTTTTATGCTGGTCCTCGAAGCCATCCGGACGGCACCGGCGCCCACGCCGATCGGGCCGCAGTACCTGCGCTGGGAGGGCGACGGCGACGCGGCCCACGCCGTGGTCATCGGCATCGAAGGCGCCCTGGAGCGTGCCACGCGTGAGCACGCAACCTTCAGCGAACTCGGCGTGCCCTGGGCCGTTTCGGCAGTACTTCCGCCGCCGGGTGCGGTTCGCATCCGGCGTCGTCCGTTTCTGGGTCGTCCGTTTCCGGAGGGTCGTGCCTCGCCTAGTTGA
- a CDS encoding carbohydrate ABC transporter permease has translation MTIMATPKQSAPMLQAQDYNPKSESVVAKRVKSLIFHLVALGLTAVVLYPALWMVASAFKPNAEIGGANTSLWSNNFSLDNFVTAMDGIGGVSTLQFFTNSLVLAIGAVVGTILSASVSAYAFARIKFPGRSVLFGMMIATLLLPFHVVIIPQYIVFQQLGLVDTYVPLLIGKFLAADAFFVFLLVQFMRNLPAELDEAARIDGAGHVRIFCSIMLPLMKPALISTSIFSFIWSWNDFLGPLLYLNTPEKYPLPLALRLFVDQTQSSDYGAMIAMSVLALLPVLVFFLVFQRYIVEGVSTQGLKG, from the coding sequence ATGACAATTATGGCAACCCCCAAGCAGTCGGCCCCGATGCTCCAGGCGCAGGACTACAACCCGAAGTCCGAATCCGTGGTGGCCAAACGGGTGAAGAGCCTGATTTTCCACCTGGTGGCGCTCGGCCTGACAGCCGTGGTTCTCTACCCCGCGTTGTGGATGGTGGCCTCGGCCTTCAAGCCCAATGCCGAGATCGGCGGCGCCAACACGTCGCTGTGGTCCAACAACTTCAGTTTGGACAACTTCGTCACGGCGATGGACGGGATCGGCGGGGTGTCCACCCTGCAGTTCTTCACCAACTCCCTGGTCCTGGCCATCGGTGCGGTGGTGGGCACCATCCTCTCGGCCAGCGTCTCGGCCTATGCCTTCGCCCGGATCAAGTTCCCGGGCCGGAGCGTGCTGTTCGGGATGATGATCGCCACCCTGCTGCTGCCGTTCCACGTGGTGATCATCCCGCAGTACATCGTGTTCCAGCAGCTGGGCCTGGTGGACACCTATGTTCCGCTGCTCATCGGCAAGTTCCTCGCGGCCGACGCCTTCTTCGTCTTCCTGTTGGTCCAGTTCATGCGCAACCTCCCGGCCGAACTGGACGAGGCGGCCCGCATCGACGGTGCCGGCCACGTGCGGATCTTCTGCTCCATCATGCTGCCGCTGATGAAACCGGCGCTCATCTCGACGTCGATCTTCTCCTTCATCTGGAGCTGGAACGACTTCCTGGGCCCGCTGCTGTACCTGAACACCCCCGAAAAGTACCCGCTGCCATTGGCCCTGCGCCTGTTCGTGGACCAGACCCAAAGCTCGGACTACGGAGCCATGATCGCCATGTCCGTCCTGGCACTGCTCCCCGTGCTGGTGTTCTTCCTGGTGTTCCAGCGCTACATTGTTGAGGGCGTCTCCACCCAGGGCCTGAAGGGCTGA
- a CDS encoding ABC transporter substrate-binding protein has product MLSRARKSRIPKVAAAMAVLALALSGCAGSSPAASDGPVTLRFSWWGSDTRHKMTQKLIDAYEAKNPNIKIEGEYGDWSGYWDKLATQVASQDAPDIIQMDAQYLGEYAERGALLELKDVDLSKFDQAAADAGKTEGGQYAVTAGMNALVVLANPALVSASGVSLPDDSSWTWDEYMKTAADITSKSKEGIYGSGAFTGDASFNLWMRQHGKSLFATDGGLGFDEADATKYFEMQAKMRDAKAVPPASVMTEDGSAPLDQQGLATNRFAMGWVWSNQLAALTKASGQALEIHRPPSVEGDASKAEQFYKASQFWSASSRSKHPVETQKFIDFLANSVEAGEIGLADRGIPGNSEVRAAVGPKLTPTDALTAKFIDDIADEVGEAPAVPPAGSSSVSEVLTRYANEVHFSRISPQDAARKSIEEIKSSLN; this is encoded by the coding sequence ATGCTTTCACGTGCCCGAAAATCCAGAATTCCCAAAGTTGCGGCTGCCATGGCCGTCCTGGCGCTGGCCCTTTCGGGCTGCGCCGGGAGCTCGCCGGCTGCCTCCGACGGACCGGTCACCCTGCGTTTCAGCTGGTGGGGCTCCGATACCCGCCACAAGATGACCCAGAAGCTGATCGACGCTTACGAAGCGAAGAACCCGAACATCAAGATCGAGGGGGAGTACGGCGACTGGTCCGGATATTGGGACAAACTGGCCACCCAGGTGGCCTCCCAGGACGCGCCGGACATCATCCAGATGGATGCCCAGTACCTCGGTGAATACGCCGAACGGGGGGCGCTGCTGGAGCTGAAAGACGTGGATCTGTCCAAGTTTGACCAGGCCGCCGCAGATGCTGGAAAGACCGAGGGCGGCCAGTACGCCGTGACCGCCGGCATGAATGCCCTGGTGGTCCTGGCCAATCCCGCGCTGGTGTCCGCCAGCGGGGTGTCCCTGCCTGATGATTCCAGCTGGACCTGGGACGAATACATGAAGACCGCGGCCGACATCACCAGCAAGAGCAAGGAAGGCATCTACGGCTCCGGGGCCTTTACAGGTGACGCCTCCTTCAACCTCTGGATGCGCCAGCATGGCAAGTCCCTTTTCGCCACGGACGGCGGCCTGGGCTTTGATGAGGCCGACGCCACCAAGTACTTTGAGATGCAGGCCAAGATGCGGGACGCCAAAGCTGTTCCGCCCGCGTCGGTGATGACCGAAGACGGCAGCGCACCGCTGGACCAGCAGGGCCTGGCAACGAACCGCTTCGCCATGGGTTGGGTGTGGTCCAACCAGCTGGCTGCGCTGACCAAGGCGTCAGGGCAAGCGCTGGAGATCCACCGGCCGCCGAGCGTCGAGGGCGATGCGTCCAAGGCCGAACAGTTCTACAAGGCATCGCAGTTCTGGTCTGCCAGTTCGCGGTCCAAGCATCCGGTCGAAACCCAGAAGTTCATCGACTTCCTGGCCAACAGCGTCGAAGCCGGCGAAATCGGGCTGGCAGACCGCGGCATCCCGGGCAACTCGGAAGTCCGCGCGGCCGTGGGCCCGAAGCTGACGCCCACGGATGCGCTGACGGCAAAGTTCATCGATGACATTGCCGATGAAGTAGGGGAGGCCCCTGCCGTGCCTCCCGCCGGATCCAGTTCGGTCTCCGAAGTCCTGACCCGGTACGCCAACGAGGTTCACTTCAGCAGGATTTCCCCGCAGGACGCGGCGAGGAAATCGATCGAGGAGATCAAGAGCTCGCTCAACTAG
- a CDS encoding ABC transporter substrate-binding protein, translated as MINRRHFLTTVAIGTASAAALAACGSPAPSQTGSAENPVTINYTWWGNDDRAERTRKAIALFEEKNKDIKVNGNFTDFAGYWQKRATEAAGGGLPDVMQWDLSYLRDYGQRNQLLDLGTVKIDTSAFEKSLLPSGQIKGKTYGIPTSTNAFAVYYDPAKLATLGIAEPDGSWTYKDFNAFLTEVGAKGNGTLFGSTDYTSVWWMFNIWLRQSNIEAFTEDGKLGFTKDDLKKWWNLTGELRGTSAVVSEERVTQLAPKSPFGSNVTATEVTWDNFMAGYLGDSGAKELKLVPVPSDDPDNLGLFLKPSMLMVASAKTKNKDAAARFIDFMVNDPQVGQIFKTSRGVPASKTQRDGTTFEGTDKLVVDYEKSIEQYLKDAPEPPIVGFGTLEASFKRVSSDLNYGKVTIDGAADAWFKEAEDLIKQNA; from the coding sequence ATGATCAACAGAAGGCATTTCCTCACCACCGTGGCCATTGGCACCGCATCCGCGGCAGCCCTGGCAGCATGCGGCTCACCCGCACCCAGCCAGACCGGTTCAGCGGAGAACCCGGTCACCATCAACTACACCTGGTGGGGCAACGATGACCGCGCCGAGCGGACCCGCAAGGCGATCGCCCTGTTCGAGGAAAAGAACAAGGACATCAAGGTCAACGGCAACTTCACGGACTTCGCCGGCTACTGGCAGAAGCGGGCCACGGAAGCTGCCGGCGGAGGCCTCCCCGACGTGATGCAGTGGGACCTTTCCTACCTCCGGGACTACGGCCAGCGCAATCAGCTCCTGGACCTGGGCACCGTCAAGATCGATACCTCCGCCTTCGAGAAGTCCCTCCTGCCGTCCGGCCAGATCAAGGGCAAGACCTACGGCATCCCCACGAGCACCAACGCGTTCGCCGTCTACTACGATCCCGCCAAGCTCGCCACCCTCGGCATTGCCGAGCCGGACGGCTCCTGGACCTACAAGGATTTCAACGCCTTCCTGACCGAAGTGGGCGCCAAGGGTAACGGCACACTCTTCGGGTCAACCGACTACACCTCTGTCTGGTGGATGTTCAACATCTGGCTGCGCCAGAGCAACATTGAAGCCTTCACCGAGGACGGCAAGCTCGGCTTTACCAAGGACGACCTGAAGAAGTGGTGGAACCTGACCGGCGAACTCCGCGGAACCTCCGCCGTCGTCTCCGAGGAGCGCGTGACCCAGCTGGCACCCAAGTCACCCTTTGGCTCGAACGTGACCGCCACGGAAGTCACCTGGGATAACTTTATGGCCGGTTACCTCGGTGACAGCGGCGCCAAGGAGCTCAAGCTCGTCCCCGTTCCGTCCGATGACCCGGACAACCTGGGCCTGTTCCTGAAGCCCTCCATGCTGATGGTGGCCAGCGCCAAGACCAAGAACAAGGATGCTGCCGCCCGCTTCATCGACTTTATGGTCAACGATCCCCAGGTGGGCCAGATCTTCAAGACCTCCCGCGGTGTCCCGGCCTCCAAGACCCAGCGCGACGGCACCACGTTCGAAGGCACCGACAAGCTCGTTGTTGACTACGAGAAGTCCATCGAGCAGTACCTCAAGGACGCGCCCGAGCCGCCCATCGTTGGATTCGGCACGCTGGAAGCATCGTTCAAGCGGGTCAGTTCCGACCTCAACTACGGCAAAGTGACCATCGACGGCGCAGCGGACGCGTGGTTCAAGGAAGCCGAAGACCTCATCAAGCAGAACGCCTGA
- a CDS encoding Poxvirus protein I5, producing MSIMDSATPASGRNEPIPVNRFALFSETLLAGVLVLVLSIPLVTIPAAYAAGIAHLERHLAGRDDSLRGLWGTFRSALPGSWKLGITTAGAAVVIVLNLLLATVGQLPGSAVVLPATLILAAAGAVLLLRTAAAWRDVAGSDVDGEESSVPGTWSAALGTAKALSLRDWTGSLLLAAALFASVVFVWMLAARFVVVPGMLILASAAVKMRSSRA from the coding sequence ATGAGCATCATGGACAGCGCCACACCCGCATCCGGCCGCAATGAACCCATCCCGGTCAACCGCTTCGCCCTGTTTTCCGAGACCCTCCTGGCCGGGGTGCTGGTGCTTGTGCTGTCCATCCCGCTGGTCACCATCCCCGCGGCGTACGCGGCCGGGATCGCGCACCTGGAACGGCACCTCGCCGGCCGCGACGATTCCCTGCGCGGCCTCTGGGGCACGTTCCGGTCCGCCCTCCCGGGCAGCTGGAAGCTGGGAATCACGACGGCGGGAGCCGCCGTCGTGATTGTCCTTAACCTGTTGCTCGCAACAGTGGGTCAGCTGCCGGGCAGTGCGGTTGTCCTTCCGGCCACGCTGATCCTGGCGGCGGCCGGAGCGGTCCTGCTCCTGCGCACCGCTGCTGCCTGGCGAGACGTTGCCGGGTCCGACGTTGATGGCGAGGAATCCTCTGTGCCGGGAACCTGGTCCGCGGCCCTTGGCACCGCCAAAGCACTCTCGCTGCGTGACTGGACGGGCTCGCTCCTCCTTGCCGCGGCGTTGTTCGCGTCCGTGGTTTTTGTCTGGATGCTCGCGGCCCGGTTTGTGGTGGTGCCCGGCATGCTGATCCTGGCCTCCGCTGCCGTCAAGATGCGGTCCAGCCGCGCCTAG